A single genomic interval of Cucumis sativus cultivar 9930 chromosome 5, Cucumber_9930_V3, whole genome shotgun sequence harbors:
- the LOC101211805 gene encoding sulfhydryl oxidase 2 isoform X3 produces MTRVDCALKMNTNLCDRFSVGHYPMLFWGPPSKFVSGSWDPKQEKSEIHNIENGRTAEKLLSWINKQMGSSIGLDDEKFENEQNLSSNISDPGQIARAVYDVEEATSIAFDIILEHKMIKSETRASLIKFLQLLVVHHPSLRCRKGSAEILVNFDELNPAVMKQEEVASENGAVKNFQICGKDIPRGYWIFCRGSKNDTRGFSCGLWVLLHSLSVRIEDGESQFAFATICDFIHNFFVCEECRQHFYEMCSSVSSPFNKARDFALWLWRAHNKVNERLLKEEESMGTADPKFPKMIWPPRQLCMSCYRSRSSQPIEWDLDEVHKFLTSYYGRTLASLYKSNSALGTIGADGVLDEPTTSTNAVAVPVGAALAIALASCAFGVLACYWRSQQKSRKPRRSSGLRPSEGYD; encoded by the exons ATGACAAGAGTGGACTGCGCATTGAAG ATGAATACCAATCTTTGTGATAGATTTTCGGTAGGCCACTATCCTATGCTCTTTTGGGGTCCTCCTTCCAAATTTGTGTCTGGCAGTTGGGATCCGAAGCAAGAGAAAAGTGAAATACATAATATTGAGAATGGACGGACTGCAGAAAAGTTACTAAGTTGGATAAACAAGCAAATGGGCAG CTCAATTGGCTTGGATGacgaaaaatttgaaaatgagcAGAATCTGTCATCCAATATCTCAGATCCAGGACAG ATTGCTCGAGCAGTCTATGATGTCGAGGAGGCAACATCCATTGCCTTTGATATTATCTTGGAACAcaag ATGATCAAATCTGAAACTCGAGCATCCCTTATAaagtttcttcaacttctGGTGGTTCATCATCCTTCCTTGAG GTGTCGAAAAGGTAGTGCAGAGATACTTGTAAACTTCGATGAGTTGAACCCTGCAGTTATGAAACAAGAAGAGGTTGCTAGTGAAAATGGTGCTGTTAAGAACTTTCAGATATGTGGAAAAGATATTCCTCGTGGATATTGG ATTTTCTGTCGTGGTAGCAAGAATGATACGAGGGGTTTTAG TTGTGGATTATGGGTTCTACTGCATTCCCTTTCTGTGCGAATTGAGGACGGAGAAAGCCAGTTTGCATTCGCAACTATCTGCGATTTCATCCACAACTTCTTTGTTTGTGAGGAATGTCGCCAGCATTTTTACGAAATGTGTTCAAG CGTGTCTAGTCCTTTCAACAAAGCTCGCGACTTTGCTCTGTGGTTGTGGAGAGCACACAACAAAGTCAATGAAAGAttattgaaagaagaagaatccaTGGGAACTGCAGATCCAAAATTTCCAAAGATGATTTGGCCTCCAAGACAACTTTGCATGTCATGCTATCGTTCTCGCAGCAGCCAGCCGATCGAATGGGATTTGGATGAAGTACATAAATTCCTAACCAGCTATTATGGGAGAACACTTGCCTCTCTATACAAAAGCAACAGTGCCCTTGGGACCATTGGTGCCGATGGTGTTCTTGATGAGCCAACAACTTCAACAAATGCAGTAGCAGTGCCGGTGGGGGCTGCATTGGCAATTGCTCTTGCAAGCTGCGCTTTTGGAGTGCTTGCTTGTTACTGGCGTTCACAGCAAAAGAGTCGGAA GCCAAGAAGAAGCTCGGGGCTAAGGCCTTCAGAAGGTTATGATTAG